In Ignavibacteria bacterium, the DNA window TATAATCCTCATCACTCGTACTTAATTTTAGCGAATTATCTCCGTACTCAAATATATTTCCGATTAGGAATTTCGTTGCAATTGTCGATTTATCGGGCCTGCTCGTTATCGGAATATAATATTTATTGATGAATGACAGTTTAACGTAATTAACTGTCGAGATGTCAAAAAGTTTACTTATAGCTGTGCCAAGTAATCCGCTTTCTTCTACCAGAAATGATTGATATATCCCACCGGTTGGAAACTGGAAATTGTCAATCCTGGAATGGACAAGTGTAAGTCCTAAAATTGAGCTGAATATGTTTACAAATGCTCCGGTTGGAATTGTTGAAAATGATGAATCATCTTCGTTATATCCTAACAATGGATATTTGAAAGTTACCCTCTGGTTTTTAAGATTCCAGTCTAATGTAAGATTGTTCAGATATGTATGTCTTGGCAGTTCGTAATTAATTGATGCCTTATTCTTTATTTCCTCAATTCTGAAATCGTCAATTGAAAAAATCGCAGTGCTTAGATTGTTGCTGCCTGTAATTTTATTATTGTTAAATATATGCGGCTGAAATAATTCAAGGATTAATTCAAGTCTGTAGTTTTCTAATGAGTTTGCAAGTGCTCTTGCTTTTATCGAAAAAGTTCTCGGATCTTTTAAGAAATACTTATCCGAAAAAGTTAACCCTATCCCACCGAACATCGAATTACTAATATAATATGCTAATATCTCAGGCTGTATTTCATACTTATTTCTTACTGACCCGACGATTTTAAAGTTAATATTATTGTTAACAGTATCAATATCAGACAGGACAATTCTTGCATTCTCAAGTATTGCTATTCTGTTTAATCTGTTTTCACTTTGTACTAGTACCTCTTTGCTATATATATCATTCTCTTTGTATTCAAGCTCATACATAATATCATCCAGATCAATATTGTATTTCTTGTTATCAATATCAATAACGGTTCTTCCAAATCTGTAACTTGATCCCGTCTCATATTTTAAATTTATTGAGAGTTTGTAATCCAGTTCCGGTTTGTTCGATTCATATTTCATAATCTCCGGTGGTTCCATGCTTGCAAATGAATATCCGTTATTCTGAAGGAACCTCAATACTCGTCCCGCTTCTGCCAAAACAGCGGATTTAGTGTACCTGTCTCCTGTATAAATTTCAATATCATCTGATTTAAATAGATTCGCACGCAAATCTTCAGGTAAATTCTCAAACCCGGTGTAGTTTACCTTGTATATAAGATAAGGGGAATTTGCTGTTATTTTAAAACTTACCGAAATCTCGTTCTTCTCGATTTTGATGTTAGTTGAAGTGTCGATGAATGCATCTATGAATCCGTTATCAAAATAAAATTTCTCGATTCTTTGTACATCAAGTGAAAATTCTTCAGCATTGTAATAATCAGAACTGCCTGTTTTTATGATGTTGTATATTTCACTTCTGCTGAAGATGTCAGAATCTTTGAATTCAATATTAACTTCATCGAGTTTTAATTTATTCGATGAGTCATCATCTTCATCTTGAGGATATGAAAATTTAGCAATAAAAAGAAATATTATTAAGTATAGTAAAAATCTGTCCAACAAACATCCTTGTTATTTAATAAATGAGCCTGTGAAGTTTAATTCACAGACTCAAAATCATTAACCTTTAATAATTGTTTCTAAATTGATTAGAAGTCTTTATTTTCTTCGTCATAAAAGAAATCCTCATCAGTAGGATAATCGAGCCAGATTTCCTCTATGCTCTCATACGGTTCTTCAGTATCCTCAAGATCTATTAAATTATCAACAACTTCTTTTG includes these proteins:
- a CDS encoding BamA/TamA family outer membrane protein; amino-acid sequence: MDRFLLYLIIFLFIAKFSYPQDEDDDSSNKLKLDEVNIEFKDSDIFSRSEIYNIIKTGSSDYYNAEEFSLDVQRIEKFYFDNGFIDAFIDTSTNIKIEKNEISVSFKITANSPYLIYKVNYTGFENLPEDLRANLFKSDDIEIYTGDRYTKSAVLAEAGRVLRFLQNNGYSFASMEPPEIMKYESNKPELDYKLSINLKYETGSSYRFGRTVIDIDNKKYNIDLDDIMYELEYKENDIYSKEVLVQSENRLNRIAILENARIVLSDIDTVNNNINFKIVGSVRNKYEIQPEILAYYISNSMFGGIGLTFSDKYFLKDPRTFSIKARALANSLENYRLELILELFQPHIFNNNKITGSNNLSTAIFSIDDFRIEEIKNKASINYELPRHTYLNNLTLDWNLKNQRVTFKYPLLGYNEDDSSFSTIPTGAFVNIFSSILGLTLVHSRIDNFQFPTGGIYQSFLVEESGLLGTAISKLFDISTVNYVKLSFINKYYIPITSRPDKSTIATKFLIGNIFEYGDNSLKLSTSDEDYTLDVVPIDSRFIAGGSTSVRGWNARKLGTFDGRENGGNFIVEGTIEHRTRPFYDMKGIIKDFGFVSFIDIGNLWYNINDFRPNDLAVAIGVGLRYYTIVGPVRLDFGFKFYDYEPAPGTNTWLWQNNITQIFQDKFALQFGIGNTF
- a CDS encoding DUF2795 domain-containing protein, producing MVWTLELASYLDDAPWPANKAELIDYATRTGAPKEVVDNLIDLEDTEEPYESIEEIWLDYPTDEDFFYDEENKDF